From a single Miscanthus floridulus cultivar M001 chromosome 8, ASM1932011v1, whole genome shotgun sequence genomic region:
- the LOC136471529 gene encoding cationic peroxidase 1-like codes for MASSTTGGHYFFLVALSLLSSAAYGQLSEQYYATECLPLDQIIKAEVRSTLVTDGRRMGASLLRLFFHDCFVQGCDASVLLDDDVTKVPAIVSEKNANPNVNSLRGFDVINRIKGKVEASCPGVVSCADILALVTKEAVIALGGQGWPLLLGRRDSTTANKAEANTDLPSPASNLTTLIAAFNKKSFTARELVALSGAHTIGLAQCANVDETQQQRYGCSNANNVLLPLDEQTPNKFDTLYYGNLLLPDNRGLLHSDRVLVNSTDLKNLVVQYASNRNGLFFQDFANAMKKDVGDGRAHRSQWRDQAQLQ; via the exons ATGGCTTCATCCACTACCGGCGGCCATTATTTCTTCCTTGTTGCGCTTTCTCTTCTCTCCTCCGCCGCCTACGGGCAGCTCTCAGAACAATACTACGCCACAGAGTGCTTGCCATTGGATCAAATCATCAAAGCAGAGGTGCGTAGTACCTTGGTCACCGATGGACGCCGGATGGGCGCGTCCCTCCTCAGGCTcttcttccacgactgcttcgttCAG GGCTGCGACGCCTCGGTTCTTCTGGACGACGACGTGACAAAGGTACCGGCAATCGTAAGCGAGAAGAATGCCAACCCGAACGTCAACTCCCTACGTGGCTTCGACGTGATCAACCGTATCAAGGGTAAAGTCGAGGCCAGCTGCCCCGGCGTCGTCTCCTGTGCCGATATCCTCGCCCTCGTTACGAAGGAAGCCGTCATCGCC CTCGGTGGACAAGGATGGCCGTTGTTACTCGGCCGGCGCGACTCCACGACAGCGAACAAGGCGGAAGCAAACACCGATCTCCCGTCGCCGGCCTCAAATCTCACCACGCTCATCGCGGCATTCAACAAAAAGAGTTTCACCGCTAGAGAGCTGGTAGCGCTGTCCGGCGCGCACACCATCGGCTTGGCGCAGTGCGCCAACGTCGACGAAACCCAGCAGCAGAGATATGGATGCAGCAACGCCAATAATGTCCTCCTCCCGCTCGACGAGCAGACGCCTAACAAGTTCGACACCTTGTACTACGGGAACCTGCTGCTGCCCGATAATAGAGGATTGCTGCACTCCGACCGCGTGCTCGTGAACAGCACCGATCTCAAGAACCTCGTGGTGCAGTACGCATCCAATAGGAACGGCCTTTTTTTCCAGGACTTCGCCAACGCGATGAAAAAAGATGTCGGAGATGGGCGTGCTCACCGGAGCCAATGGCGAGATCAGGCGCAACTGCAGTAG
- the LOC136471530 gene encoding peroxidase P7-like, with translation MASSTTGHCMFLALLLLLSSVAYGQLSTSFYDTSCPSLQSTVRSVVTSAINSNPRMGASLLRLFFHDCFVQGCDASILLDDVPGSFVGEKNAGPNANSVLGYDVINNIKTAVEANCPGVVSCADIVALAARDGVNLLGGPTWDVSLGRRDSTTASQSQANSDLPSPASSVGALITAFANKGLSATDMTALSGAHSIGFAQCKNYRSHIYNDANINQQFAKLLRRSCSATPGATDTNLAPLDTTTQLTFDNAYFGNLVKKKGLLHSDQELFNGGSQDALVQQYSTNPTLFASDFVTAMIKMGNISPLTGTAGQIRANCGKVN, from the exons ATGGCTTCGTCCACGACCGGCCATTGCATGTTCCTTGCCCTTCTCCTGCTTCTCTCTTCCGTGGCCTATGGCCAGCTCTCGACGTCGTTCTACGACACCAGCTGCCCGTCGCTGCAGTCCACAGTGCGCTCCGTCGTCACTAGTGCCATCAACAGCAACCCCCGGATGGGCGCCTCCCTTCTCCGCCTcttcttccacgactgcttcgttCAG GGCTGCGACGCCTCGATTCTTCTGGACGACGTGCCGGGCAGCTTCGTCGGCGAGAAAAACGCTGGCCCCAACGCCAACTCCGTCCTCGGCTACGACGTCATCAACAACATTAAGACGGCCGTCGAGGCCAACTGCCCCGGCGTCGTCTCCTGCGCCGACATCGTCGCCCTCGCCGCGCGGGACGGCGTCAACCTG CTCGGTGGACCGACCTGGGACGTGTCTCTCGGCCGGCGCGACTCGACGACGGCGAGCCAGAGCCAAGCGAACAGCGACCTCCCCTCGCCGGCGTCCAGCGTCGGCGCACTGATCACGGCGTTCGCGAACAAGGGCCTGAGCGCGACGGACATGACGGCGCTCTCCGGCGCGCACAGCATCGGCTTCGCGCAGTGCAAGAACTACCGCAGCCACATCTACAACGACGCCAACATCAACCAGCAGTTCGCCAAGCTGCTCAGGAGGAGCTGCTCGGCCACGCCGGGCGCAACCGACACCAACCTCGCGCCGCTCGACACGACGACGCAGCTCACCTTCGACAACGCCTACTTCGGGAACCTGGTCAAGAAGAAGGGCCTGCTGCACTCGGACCAGGAGCTCTTCAACGGCGGGTCGCAGGACGCGCTGGTGCAGCAGTACAGCACCAACCCGACGCTCTTCGCCTCGGACTTCGTCACCGCTATGATCAAGATGGGGAACATCAGCCCGCTCACCGGAACCGCCGGCCAGATCAGGGCCAACTGCGGGAAGGTTAACTAA